The genome window TCTCCTATTTTATCCGCATGCCAAACTCAATAAGTGTCCGGACCACAAAAGACCTGATAAACATAATTCCTATTAAAGCCACTATCGGCGAAAGATCAAAACCGCCCATTGCCGGCAGTATCCTCCGTATAGGCATCAGGATAGGCTCAGTTACTCTGTATAGAAACTGTACTATTGAATTGTAGGGATCCGGATTTACCCAGGATATAAGCGCTCTTATGATTATAATCCAGGTAAGTATCGTTAATATTGCACTAATAATCTGTGCTATTGCTACTATGAAATTACCTAAAACAAACATTCCTACTCCTTTGACAATTCCTTCTCTCTATTGAGAGCTGCCTTTACAGCTTCACGAAACATTTCCTCAATTTTGTATTCATCCATAACCTTTAGGGCTGCTTCTGTTGTGCCTGCTTTGGATGTTACTTTTTCTCTCAATGCCCTGGCAGAGACATTACTGGTTATTGCTAAAGCCACAGCTCCTGAAACTGTTTGATAGACCAGTTTCCCAGAATCTTCTTCATTAAGACCTTCTTCCTTCCCTATATCAATAAGGACCTCCATAATTTTAAATAAATAGCCTGGACCGCTTCCGCTTATAGCTGTAATAATAT of bacterium contains these proteins:
- a CDS encoding YggT family protein codes for the protein MFVLGNFIVAIAQIISAILTILTWIIIIRALISWVNPDPYNSIVQFLYRVTEPILMPIRRILPAMGGFDLSPIVALIGIMFIRSFVVRTLIEFGMRIK
- a CDS encoding pyrroline-5-carboxylate reductase dimerization domain-containing protein, whose amino-acid sequence is QNTKVARVMPNLCVSVKKGVSACCFSSDCRNEDKQFVESLFKELGITLSVDENKMNIITAISGSGPGYLFKIMEVLIDIGKEEGLNEEDSGKLVYQTVSGAVALAITSNVSARALREKVTSKAGTTEAALKVMDEYKIEEMFREAVKAALNREKELSKE